The Polaribacter sp. HaHaR_3_91 genomic sequence ATTCGCTATAATTTGTTGAATCAATTCATCATTATATTTTCTAGATATTTCTGTATGAATTTTTTCACCTTTGGTAAAACTAAAAGATGTGCCTATAGACTTAATGGTCACTATTTGATTTTCTGTACTTACAATATAACTCTTTGCAATACCTTCTTTTTCATCATATTCTGGCTGATGCTGAAACTGATTAAGGTTAAAATCACCACCTAATTCATTATTAATTCTATCTAATAAATTCAAGTTAAACGCAGCAGTTATTCCTTTGCTGTCATCATAAGCTGGAAGCACAATTTCTTTCGATTTTATCAAATCTACGCCTAACAATAATTTATCACCCGGATTTAAATTTGCACCTAATTTAGAAATAAATTTTGCAGCCTGTTTATCGCTCATATTCCCAATATTAGAACCCAAAAACAAGATAATTTTTGGCTGTTTGCTCTTTTTTAAGGAATCTAAAACTTCAAAATAATCTCCTTGTTGCGTTTTTACAGACAAGTTTGGTATTTCAGTATTTAAATCCTCTTTCAATTGACGCAAAGCATTCGAAGAAATATCTATTGGAAAATATTCAAAATTATAATTTTGCGTTGTTAAACTTTTTAATAGTTCTTTTGTTTTTAATCCATCTCCAGCACCTAATTCTATCAATTCAAAATAAGAATCGACTTTCATCTTAAAACTATCTATTAAATCTTTTGTTTTATTTTTGAATATATCTAGTTCGCTGCGTGTTAAATAATACTCAGGCAAATTCATTATTTCTACAAAAAGTGCATCGCCTTTTTTATCATAAAAATATTTTGAAGAAAGCGTTTTTGGATTGCTCAGGAGTCCTTTTTCAATATCGTTTCTAAATGTTTCATTGATTTCTAAATTGATTGTACTCCCTTTTTTATCTTTGTTCTTAACGATTTCAATCATATTATTATTTTGCTAGTCTAATTCCTGTAAATTGCCATCTTTCGGTAGGGTTAAAAAAGTTACGATATGTTGGTCTACTATGATCTTGAGAAGTTGCTACCGAAGCGCCTCTCAACACCATTTTATTGCTCATAAATTTTCCGTTGTATTCTCCAACCGCTCCATTTTCTTTTTTAAATCTTGGGTAAGGCAAGTAGGCGCTATTTGTCCATTCCCAACGTTTTCCCCAATCTAATTTTTGGGCTGCAATTTCCCATTCAAATTCGGTTGGTAGTCGCATTCCTTTCCATTCTGCAAAAGCATTGGCTTCGTAATAATTAATATGACTTAAAATAGCAGCTGTATCCACTTTTTGCAAACCTGCAAGTGTATAAGAATGCCATTCTCCATCAATTTTATGCCAATACAAAGGAGAATTAATATTGTTTTTATTTACCCAAGACCACCCCTCATCTAACCAAAGATTAAAATCTGTATAGGCGCCAGAATCCATAAAATCTATAAACTCTCCATTGGTTACCAAATGATTATTAATTTCAAAATCATCTAGATATACTTTATGAACGCCCAATTCATTATCATAACAAAAATCTGTTCCTTGGTGTCCTATTTCATAAATTCCGGCAGGTATTTGTATGCTTTTTGTTGCAGTATTTTTATCTTTAACTAAATTATACTCATTATTAAAAACTGGAAAAATAGGATTGTGCCCAAACATATATTTCACATCAGTTACTAATAATTCTTGATGTTGTTGTTCGTGATTTAAACCCAATGTTACCAAATCAATTATTTTTTCATCGGAAAGATCCTTTAAAAAAGCATTCATTTTAGCATCTACATACGCACGGTATTCATAGATTTCATTGGTACTTGGTCGAGACATATTACCTCTATTTGCTTGTAATATTCTAGTACCAACATTGTTGTAATAACTATTAAAAAGAAAGTTGAAATCCGCATTAAATTCGGTATAATCCGCTATGTATTCTTTTAAAATAAAAGTTTCAAAAAACCAAGTAGTATGTGCTAAATGCCATTTGGGGGGGCTAGCAAATAGCACTACCTGAATAGCATAATCTTCTATATTTAGATGATTACAAAAAGTGGTCGTTTGCAATCTTACTTGTTTGTATTTTTCTGCTAATCTCATTTAGGTTTTTATAGCTTTATTCCAATCCTTTTTTATCAGGATTCCAAAATGGTTTTGTTTTAATTTGTTTCGCACTCCAGTTTAGTTCATTTCTAAAATATTTATTTAATGCCACACAAACTCTACTGTCTCCTGCAATATAAACAATTTTATTTTCTTTTAATTTAGGTGTAATTTTTTTTACCTTTTTTAAAATTTCGTTTATTGGATTTTGCTTTAAATAATACCTATTAAATGGTTTAGAACCATCTATATCATCAAAAAAAGCACTTTGGCTCTCACTATATAGTATACTTTCTACTTGCTTATTATTCGGTAAGTTTCTGTTTAGAATGTATAAATGTGATAAGGCAGATAAATCTCCAATCATTAAATAGCTTTCTGCAGTTTCGTCTAATAAAAAGTTTCCTTTTTTCCATTTAAAATAGACAGTCTCTCCTACTAAACAATTAGCCACCCATTGCGATCCAATACCTTTGCTATCGGTTGCAATGGCAATATCTAAGTAGCCTTCGGTTTGGTTTATGTCCCAAACACTATAGCTACGTACTTTATCTTTCATTGATAAATTATCATTACCAATTCCGATTCCTAAACGTAAAAAATAGCCAGGTTTAAAATCTGCTTTTTTTATACTTTCACTTTTCAACCTGATTTTATAAACGGATGCTGAAATTTTCTCCTTATGTTCAATAATAGCAGCTTCTAAAACGACCTTTTTGATTATGTTTTCTAATAATCCCATCTTAATTTAAGATTTTAGTATTTTTCGTTTTCTTCTTTCTATGAATTTATTTTTGATAAAAGGAATTCTTATCATAAAACCGAGACCAACAACTATTGCATAAATAAGCCATGTTTTATCTAAAATAGCCACGTGTAATACGCTTAAGAAAATAGCTGCATACGCATAACTTTGTAATTTTTTCCAGTTCGATTTTAGGAACTTCATAGACTTTCTGTTAGAAGTAAAAAACAACGGAATTAAAATTAAAATGGCAACAAAACCAGCTACATAATTAACTTGTGTAAAGGTTTCTAAAAAACCTTCTGCCCAAATAAAAATAATAAAATGCAGAAAACTCCAAACAGCTGTTGCAATTCCCATTGCCTGACGTACAAAAAGGTTCATTACACCAAAAATGATAAAAACCGGAGTTAACGTTAATACAGCCGTCATCCAACGGATGGCAAACTCACCAGAAACATGATACAACATTTCTAAAGTGGTTTTTCCGTCAGCTCCTTTGCCTTCTATCAACGAAAGAGAAAATCCGTTGGACAGATCTACATCAAACATATTGATGATAACAAGCATTGGTAATAGCGCTAGAATAGCAACAATTACCCAACCGTAATTCTTTTTTATTACTTTCACTATTTGTACATGGTATTATTGTTCAAAGCTTCTTTTGGTACTTGTTGAATGCTGTCCCAGTGTTCTACTATTTTACCATTTTTATCGAACCTAAAAAAATCCATGGTCACATAATTATCGTTGTCTGGCCATTCTTGATAGGTATGTAAGGCAACCAAATCTCCTTCGGATATTGCTCTTACAAACTCAATCGTTTTAATAGGAAACTCCTTTTGCATTCTATCAAAATAATCAATAAACGCCTGTGGTCCATCTCCTACCATTGGGTTGTGTTGAATATATTTTTCACCTACATATAACGCAACAGCCTTTGTAGGGTTTCCTTCATATGCCATTTTGTAAAAAGCAATTGCATTTTTTTTATTTTGCTCTATATTCATGGTATTATAGATTTGCTTTTAAAACAGCTAATTCTTTTTCTAAAGTTTCTGCTTTTAGCTTAAATTTCTCCATAGCTTTTTTAATCTGACCTATTTTTTTGAAGGCTTCATCATCTTGTACTGCCGTATAAATAGTATTTCCTTCTTTTTCTTTTATTTTTGATTTGCTGCCACATGTTGGGCAAATTCCTACTTGACTCATATTATTTGTTTTATAATTTACAAAGGTCTAATTATCTTCTTATTATAAAAGGTAAATCTAGGGTCCTTTATGGTAAATATGAGAAATCTATTATTATTTATTCATTGATATTAAGACTACTTCCCTTCAAATTTAGACTCTAATTCATATTTATCGGTTTCAGCAATTACTTTTGAAAACACTTTAGATGCTGACATATTTGCATTATCAACATAAATAATTGTTTGCTTATGAAAGTTAAGCACAAGCATATTGAATAATGGTAAATACAATTGTTTTTATCAAAAGAAGCCTAAAAACGGTAAATATGAACCTCTTATAAATTAATTGGATTTCTATAACGCAAAAAAAATCTGATAAACACTATAAGGAATTTATCAGATTAGATATATTGAATTGATAAGTAGTAATTACTTCTATTATTATAAAACTTATTAGGGTCTTTTTAAATGATCTATAATACCACTTGTAAACACTGTTCTTAAAGTTCTTTCTGGTTTATTTTGATAACCCACTATAATAGAACTGTGCATTAGCATTTTGTCAAAATCAAAAACAATGGTTAAATAGTCTTTTAAACCTATTTCGTGCCAATTCACTAAATACATATCGTTTCCAAGTTTTGTTGATCTGTACGGAATGTCTTCGTTTCCGTTTCCCTTATTTGGTCCAGCAACCCATTGGTACTTTGCTTTTCCATCATTAAACTCCATATGCAAACCAGCACCGTTTTGATATTGAAAATTAAAAGAATACCCGTCTAAAAGGTGTTCTGCTTGT encodes the following:
- a CDS encoding MoaF C-terminal domain-containing protein, producing the protein MKAKLITLVCLALFTVGLGFSQNETTTENNFQFEQAEHLLDGYSFNFQYQNGAGLHMEFNDGKAKYQWVAGPNKGNGNEDIPYRSTKLGNDMYLVNWHEIGLKDYLTIVFDFDKMLMHSSIIVGYQNKPERTLRTVFTSGIIDHLKRP
- the egtD gene encoding L-histidine N(alpha)-methyltransferase — encoded protein: MIEIVKNKDKKGSTINLEINETFRNDIEKGLLSNPKTLSSKYFYDKKGDALFVEIMNLPEYYLTRSELDIFKNKTKDLIDSFKMKVDSYFELIELGAGDGLKTKELLKSLTTQNYNFEYFPIDISSNALRQLKEDLNTEIPNLSVKTQQGDYFEVLDSLKKSKQPKIILFLGSNIGNMSDKQAAKFISKLGANLNPGDKLLLGVDLIKSKEIVLPAYDDSKGITAAFNLNLLDRINNELGGDFNLNQFQHQPEYDEKEGIAKSYIVSTENQIVTIKSIGTSFSFTKGEKIHTEISRKYNDELIQQIIANTDFSIDTKIMDSKAYFADYILTRN
- a CDS encoding siderophore-interacting protein; amino-acid sequence: MGLLENIIKKVVLEAAIIEHKEKISASVYKIRLKSESIKKADFKPGYFLRLGIGIGNDNLSMKDKVRSYSVWDINQTEGYLDIAIATDSKGIGSQWVANCLVGETVYFKWKKGNFLLDETAESYLMIGDLSALSHLYILNRNLPNNKQVESILYSESQSAFFDDIDGSKPFNRYYLKQNPINEILKKVKKITPKLKENKIVYIAGDSRVCVALNKYFRNELNWSAKQIKTKPFWNPDKKGLE
- a CDS encoding nuclear transport factor 2 family protein; the encoded protein is MNIEQNKKNAIAFYKMAYEGNPTKAVALYVGEKYIQHNPMVGDGPQAFIDYFDRMQKEFPIKTIEFVRAISEGDLVALHTYQEWPDNDNYVTMDFFRFDKNGKIVEHWDSIQQVPKEALNNNTMYK
- the egtB gene encoding ergothioneine biosynthesis protein EgtB yields the protein MRLAEKYKQVRLQTTTFCNHLNIEDYAIQVVLFASPPKWHLAHTTWFFETFILKEYIADYTEFNADFNFLFNSYYNNVGTRILQANRGNMSRPSTNEIYEYRAYVDAKMNAFLKDLSDEKIIDLVTLGLNHEQQHQELLVTDVKYMFGHNPIFPVFNNEYNLVKDKNTATKSIQIPAGIYEIGHQGTDFCYDNELGVHKVYLDDFEINNHLVTNGEFIDFMDSGAYTDFNLWLDEGWSWVNKNNINSPLYWHKIDGEWHSYTLAGLQKVDTAAILSHINYYEANAFAEWKGMRLPTEFEWEIAAQKLDWGKRWEWTNSAYLPYPRFKKENGAVGEYNGKFMSNKMVLRGASVATSQDHSRPTYRNFFNPTERWQFTGIRLAK
- a CDS encoding ferric reductase: MKVIKKNYGWVIVAILALLPMLVIINMFDVDLSNGFSLSLIEGKGADGKTTLEMLYHVSGEFAIRWMTAVLTLTPVFIIFGVMNLFVRQAMGIATAVWSFLHFIIFIWAEGFLETFTQVNYVAGFVAILILIPLFFTSNRKSMKFLKSNWKKLQSYAYAAIFLSVLHVAILDKTWLIYAIVVGLGFMIRIPFIKNKFIERRKRKILKS